Proteins from a genomic interval of Burkholderiales bacterium:
- a CDS encoding quinoprotein dehydrogenase-associated putative ABC transporter substrate-binding protein codes for MNRSSFSGLPLAGVVAALFLFSVAHAQERAKDAAQAPIKDAAPSALRVCADPNNLPFSNRKGEGFENKIAELFGKEMGVPVEYTWYPQRFGFIRNTLRARVPEKNGYKCDLIIGVPAGYGETATTRPYFTSTYAMAFVEGRGLDDVKSQEDVLKLPPERLKKLKFGIFAQTPPVDWLLKNQLMEQAIPYQKQSGDPEQSTWGVVEKDLIEGRIDVAFVWGPIGGYFAKQDQGAKIAIVPMHAVPGSRVQFGYPIAMGVRQADKDLKARLDKMIAGNQGKIDQILDDYGVPRADAGK; via the coding sequence ATGAATCGCTCATCGTTTTCCGGATTGCCGTTGGCCGGCGTCGTGGCTGCGCTATTTTTGTTTTCCGTTGCTCATGCGCAGGAGCGAGCGAAAGACGCCGCGCAGGCGCCGATCAAAGACGCTGCGCCTTCCGCTCTTCGCGTTTGCGCGGATCCCAATAATCTGCCGTTTTCGAATCGCAAAGGTGAAGGGTTCGAAAACAAGATCGCGGAATTGTTTGGCAAGGAAATGGGCGTCCCCGTCGAATACACGTGGTATCCGCAGCGCTTCGGTTTCATTCGCAACACGCTCCGCGCGCGCGTGCCTGAGAAAAATGGTTATAAATGCGATCTGATCATCGGCGTTCCCGCGGGTTACGGGGAAACTGCGACGACCCGGCCTTATTTCACCTCGACTTATGCGATGGCTTTCGTGGAGGGCCGCGGGCTGGATGACGTCAAGTCGCAGGAAGACGTCTTGAAGCTGCCGCCCGAGCGCTTGAAGAAGCTCAAGTTCGGCATTTTCGCGCAAACTCCACCCGTCGACTGGCTGTTGAAAAACCAATTGATGGAGCAGGCGATTCCCTACCAGAAGCAAAGCGGCGATCCGGAACAATCCACCTGGGGAGTCGTAGAGAAAGATCTCATCGAAGGGCGAATCGACGTCGCGTTCGTATGGGGACCGATCGGCGGCTACTTTGCGAAACAGGATCAGGGCGCAAAGATCGCCATCGTGCCGATGCACGCCGTGCCGGGCTCGCGGGTTCAGTTTGGTTACCCGATCGCGATGGGCGTTCGTCAGGCCGATAAAGACCTGAAAGCGCGGCTCGATAAAATGATTGCCGGTAACCAGGGAAAAATCGACCAGATTCTCGACGATTACGGTGTGCCGCGGGCAGATGCCGGCAAATGA
- a CDS encoding c-type cytochrome encodes MNIVTLACLLFAISSSACSDRNADQGKPQTAKESATEVVKSPAVTNPEAEKPTAVAEATKADMAAPAAGADVPKVDTAAPAAAADAPKADAAVADAAKAEADAPPKADAAAPKADADAPKADAAAPKAEGGAAGGAPYKVSEDGKKVDEKTFLGYQAYTNICVPCHGRDATGGMGGGANLVEGLKKLSADDAKQVILNGRPGTLMAGFKTVPAVADNIDGVYGYLKGRSDGKIWGKTLEKMQ; translated from the coding sequence ATGAACATTGTTACGCTTGCATGTTTGCTGTTCGCCATTTCGTCCTCGGCGTGCTCCGATCGGAACGCAGACCAGGGCAAGCCTCAAACTGCCAAAGAGTCGGCGACCGAGGTGGTCAAATCACCTGCCGTGACGAATCCCGAAGCGGAAAAACCGACGGCGGTAGCAGAAGCTACGAAAGCTGATATGGCCGCTCCCGCGGCTGGGGCCGATGTCCCCAAAGTCGACACGGCTGCTCCCGCGGCTGCCGCTGATGCCCCCAAAGCCGATGCTGCCGTCGCCGATGCTGCCAAAGCAGAAGCCGATGCCCCTCCAAAAGCCGATGCTGCTGCGCCCAAAGCCGATGCGGACGCTCCTAAAGCCGATGCTGCCGCGCCCAAAGCCGAGGGCGGCGCTGCAGGCGGTGCGCCCTATAAAGTGAGCGAGGATGGCAAAAAAGTCGACGAAAAAACGTTCCTCGGTTATCAGGCCTATACGAACATTTGCGTTCCCTGTCATGGTCGTGATGCGACCGGCGGTATGGGGGGTGGCGCGAATCTGGTCGAAGGTCTGAAGAAGCTCTCCGCGGACGATGCGAAGCAGGTTATTTTGAATGGCCGCCCCGGAACCCTGATGGCGGGATTCAAAACGGTTCCCGCTGTGGCTGACAATATCGACGGTGTTTACGGCTATTTGAAGGGACGCTCGGATGGAAAAATCTGGGGCAAGACTCTGGAAAAAATGCAATAG
- a CDS encoding trypsin-like peptidase domain-containing protein gives MKLVRLHQGNPGKLLVAALSSILTCASPAFAVDRDLFIKLSPSVLKVEAFNPDGSISIGSGVMVAEGAVATNCHVTRRARRIELIKSGLRWAVQSQSSHLRHDLCLLYARHANVPVVVMNSSKLKPGQAVTAVGFIGGLGPRFSEGSVKALHDYDKGMVIQSSTPFNSGASGGGLFDEDGRLVGLATFKARRARDDYHFSLPIQWIIDQLEADDAIPVGPLSAGAPFWEQKDEQPFFLRALALEASGDWKGLLDVSADWARAEPANAHSWVSIGKAHFHLDQHAAAIAAYRKATAIDAQDAEAWFQLGLAFADKGENNEVEEVQMVLKNIDPDLAERLGAAALR, from the coding sequence GTGAAACTGGTCCGGTTGCATCAGGGCAATCCGGGCAAACTGCTCGTCGCGGCGCTCAGCAGCATTCTGACCTGCGCAAGTCCCGCGTTCGCTGTCGATCGCGATCTGTTTATCAAGTTGTCGCCCAGCGTTCTGAAGGTCGAAGCATTCAACCCGGATGGCAGCATTTCGATCGGCTCCGGCGTGATGGTGGCCGAAGGCGCGGTCGCGACCAACTGCCATGTCACGCGCCGCGCGCGCCGCATCGAGTTGATCAAAAGCGGCCTGCGCTGGGCGGTGCAAAGTCAAAGCAGCCATCTGCGACACGATTTATGTCTGCTTTACGCGCGCCACGCGAATGTTCCCGTCGTCGTCATGAACAGTTCGAAACTGAAGCCGGGTCAAGCGGTGACGGCTGTCGGATTCATCGGTGGACTCGGCCCGCGTTTTTCCGAAGGGAGTGTCAAGGCTCTGCACGATTATGACAAAGGGATGGTGATCCAGAGCAGTACGCCGTTCAATTCCGGCGCAAGCGGCGGCGGCTTGTTCGATGAAGACGGGCGGCTGGTTGGCCTTGCGACATTCAAGGCCAGACGCGCGCGCGACGATTATCATTTTTCGCTGCCGATCCAGTGGATCATCGATCAGCTCGAAGCGGACGATGCGATTCCGGTCGGTCCGCTATCAGCCGGGGCGCCTTTCTGGGAGCAGAAAGACGAGCAGCCTTTTTTTCTGCGGGCGCTGGCCCTGGAGGCGAGCGGCGACTGGAAAGGCTTGCTTGACGTATCGGCAGACTGGGCCCGCGCTGAGCCAGCCAACGCGCATTCGTGGGTTTCGATCGGCAAGGCGCATTTCCATCTCGACCAGCACGCCGCGGCCATCGCCGCCTATCGCAAAGCGACCGCCATCGACGCGCAAGACGCCGAGGCGTGGTTTCAACTCGGCCTCGCGTTCGCCGATAAAGGGGAGAACAACGAGGTCGAGGAGGTGCAAATGGTTTTGAAAAACATTGATCCCGATCTTGCGGAACGGTTGGGCGCAGCCGCACTCCGTTAA